From a region of the Rathayibacter sp. VKM Ac-2804 genome:
- a CDS encoding heparinase II/III family protein — translation MPQHPDPASSPGPIESFRGPLAAAFSPDRPLSARGLLVDPDRSLPVPTAADRGAWAAADAPTLAAVAERAAADLLVPWPQPLASEAVRVHRDGNRDRWERSAFERQRRLSRAVLLAASTGGSAGDGTGDGSDSDSDAGSDADSWLDEVADGVQLLCEQSSWCWPAHDDALRRHGSVLADVADPFLDLGAGEVVGQLAWLDHVLGERLDDRYPGLRRRIRRETRERVLAPFLARDDWHWLGLDGDVHNWNPWITGNVLVAALRLLDAPGEEDERAAVVTRAVAALDRYVAVLPADGAIDEGYAYWWNGACRALEALDVLAHATGGAWDASAVPALRATVAFPHRSHLGGDWYVAHADGQALQSRDQPWHAVHRAGRRVGDAAAMAHAAAQRSPGEPAASEKEGLGRLLRGATDPLWTSAPAALPPLPREVWLESVQVLLARTVEGSPAGLTLVAKGGHNAEHHNHNDVGAFQVASDGVPVVVDAGRPTYTAATFGPERYRIWTMRSEWHNLPVVRGIGQPPGREAAAADVSVALGEASAGFSAELAAAYPGTGLRSWRRTVALDRPSARVVLEDRWDLAPWDDQDDEPGTTIRLLLAGDVVIERGAARVRPLAGARPLRISWDPSCEHRETVRPLEDPMLSSVWGERLTLLEIDATARRDLRIAIDLDPPIGEQR, via the coding sequence ATGCCTCAGCACCCCGACCCGGCATCGTCGCCGGGCCCGATCGAGTCCTTCCGCGGCCCGCTCGCCGCCGCGTTCTCGCCGGACCGCCCGCTGTCCGCGCGCGGGCTCCTCGTCGACCCCGACCGGTCGCTGCCGGTGCCGACCGCCGCCGACCGGGGCGCCTGGGCCGCGGCCGACGCGCCGACCCTCGCCGCGGTCGCCGAGCGCGCCGCCGCCGACCTGCTCGTGCCCTGGCCGCAGCCGCTCGCGAGCGAGGCCGTCCGCGTGCACCGCGACGGGAACCGGGACCGCTGGGAGCGGAGCGCGTTCGAGCGGCAGCGGCGGCTGAGCCGCGCGGTGCTGCTGGCGGCGAGCACCGGGGGCTCCGCGGGCGACGGCACGGGTGACGGCTCCGACTCCGACTCTGACGCCGGCTCCGACGCCGACTCCTGGCTCGACGAGGTCGCCGACGGCGTGCAGCTGCTCTGCGAGCAGAGCTCCTGGTGCTGGCCCGCCCACGACGACGCGCTCCGCCGGCACGGCTCCGTCCTCGCCGACGTCGCCGACCCCTTCCTCGACCTCGGCGCCGGCGAGGTCGTCGGCCAGCTCGCCTGGCTCGACCACGTCCTCGGCGAGCGCCTCGACGACCGCTATCCCGGGCTGCGCCGCAGGATCCGCCGTGAGACCCGCGAGCGCGTGCTCGCCCCGTTCCTCGCCCGCGACGACTGGCACTGGCTCGGCCTCGACGGCGACGTGCACAACTGGAACCCCTGGATCACCGGCAACGTGCTGGTCGCCGCCCTGCGCCTGCTCGATGCTCCGGGCGAGGAGGACGAGCGCGCCGCCGTCGTCACCCGCGCCGTCGCCGCCCTGGACCGCTACGTCGCCGTGCTCCCGGCCGACGGCGCGATCGACGAGGGCTACGCCTACTGGTGGAACGGCGCCTGCCGCGCCCTCGAGGCCCTCGACGTCCTCGCGCACGCGACCGGCGGCGCCTGGGACGCCTCGGCCGTGCCCGCCCTGCGCGCGACCGTCGCCTTCCCGCACCGCTCGCACCTCGGCGGCGACTGGTACGTCGCGCACGCCGACGGCCAGGCGCTGCAGTCGCGCGACCAGCCCTGGCACGCGGTGCACCGGGCCGGCCGACGGGTCGGCGACGCCGCCGCGATGGCGCACGCGGCGGCGCAGCGCTCCCCCGGCGAGCCCGCCGCCTCCGAGAAGGAGGGGCTCGGCCGCCTGCTGCGCGGGGCGACAGACCCGCTCTGGACCTCCGCCCCCGCGGCGCTCCCGCCGCTCCCCCGCGAGGTCTGGCTCGAGTCCGTGCAGGTGCTCCTGGCCCGCACCGTCGAGGGATCGCCGGCCGGCCTGACCCTCGTCGCCAAGGGCGGGCACAACGCCGAGCACCACAACCACAACGACGTCGGCGCGTTCCAGGTGGCGAGTGACGGCGTGCCCGTCGTCGTCGACGCCGGCCGGCCCACCTACACCGCCGCCACCTTCGGCCCGGAGCGCTACCGCATCTGGACGATGCGGAGCGAGTGGCACAACCTGCCCGTCGTCCGCGGCATCGGGCAGCCGCCCGGGCGGGAGGCGGCCGCCGCGGACGTCTCGGTGGCCCTGGGCGAGGCGTCCGCGGGCTTCTCCGCCGAGCTCGCCGCCGCCTACCCCGGGACGGGCCTGCGCTCCTGGCGCCGCACCGTCGCCCTCGACCGCCCGTCCGCAAGGGTCGTCCTCGAGGACCGCTGGGACCTCGCCCCGTGGGACGATCAGGACGATGAGCCCGGCACCACGATCCGCCTGCTCCTCGCGGGAGACGTCGTGATCGAGCGCGGAGCCGCCCGCGTCCGTCCGCTCGCCGGCGCCCGGCCGCTCCGAATCTCCTGGGATCCGTCCTGCGAGCACCGCGAGACCGTCCGGCCGCTGGAGGATCCGATGCTCTCGAGCGTCTGGGGCGAGCGGCTCACGCTGCTCGAGATCGACGCCACGGCGCGCAGAGACCTGCGGATCGCGATAGACCTGGACCCACCGATCGGAGAGCAACGATGA
- a CDS encoding DUF2264 domain-containing protein gives MNEGNLRADWTREHWLAVADALLAAVVPHASAGHGRITLPGAEGGYGRAVDGLEGFARTFLLAGFRIAGARGEGVDDLIDFYRRGVETGVDPDAEDRWVRIDEHAQAKVEAASIALVLDLTRPWIWDRLDARTQQRVVDYLAPVVGDDSYPQTNWVWFRLVVETFLRSVGGPWSAQDVAADLARHDSFVREDGWLADGAERAFDHYVGWALHVYPVLWARMSGAAELAAPRAAADVARLDRYLSDALALVGGDGSPLLQGRSLIYRFAAAAPFWAGVIAEVPSHSPGRLRRAASAIVGHFAENGAPGEDGLLSMGWHDPWRELAQSYSGPGSPYWAVKGMLGILLPAEHPVWAAPTEPLPAALLPIEQGEDLRAIVSPGWIVSGTRADGVVRVVNHGTDKALPGATTGDSPLYARLGYSTVTAPLLDERGWSEALEQSVALVDAAGDATHRTGMTLTEVRLDADGRVGVAGSSGDAHWITPERSSHRHGEGLRGAVRVAGRISVHSLVRGPWEVRLARIDELAEGVRPEEIALRIGGWPLAGAEIAADTTAETATASNGRLTSTLSLLPHASLTPGAVAEVVARDGASPLGPAVGVPILTVPAEVDALVVALVGLTAGATAGAEAPVAAASVDVALDGDALSVTATWPDGLVTEHRLPDSGRAARQLRYPRTRGGVPDADAKEQHA, from the coding sequence GTGAACGAGGGGAACCTCCGCGCCGACTGGACGCGCGAGCACTGGCTCGCCGTCGCCGACGCGCTCCTCGCCGCCGTGGTCCCCCACGCCAGCGCCGGCCACGGCCGGATCACCCTCCCCGGCGCCGAGGGCGGCTACGGCCGCGCGGTCGACGGCCTCGAGGGCTTCGCTCGCACCTTCCTGCTCGCCGGCTTCCGCATCGCCGGCGCCCGCGGCGAGGGCGTCGACGACCTGATCGACTTCTACCGCCGCGGCGTCGAGACCGGCGTCGACCCCGACGCGGAGGACCGCTGGGTGCGGATCGACGAGCACGCCCAGGCCAAGGTCGAGGCCGCGTCGATCGCGCTCGTGCTCGACCTCACCCGCCCCTGGATCTGGGACCGCCTCGACGCGCGGACCCAGCAGCGCGTCGTCGACTACCTCGCCCCCGTCGTCGGCGACGACAGCTACCCGCAGACCAACTGGGTCTGGTTCCGCCTGGTCGTCGAGACCTTCCTCCGCTCGGTCGGCGGCCCGTGGTCCGCGCAGGACGTCGCCGCGGACCTCGCCCGGCACGACTCCTTCGTCCGCGAGGACGGCTGGCTCGCCGACGGCGCGGAGCGCGCCTTCGACCACTACGTCGGCTGGGCCCTGCACGTGTACCCGGTGCTCTGGGCGCGGATGTCCGGCGCGGCCGAGCTGGCCGCCCCGCGTGCCGCCGCCGACGTCGCCCGGCTCGACCGCTACCTCTCCGACGCCCTCGCGCTGGTCGGCGGCGACGGCTCGCCGCTGCTGCAGGGCCGCAGCCTGATCTACCGCTTCGCCGCCGCCGCGCCGTTCTGGGCCGGTGTGATCGCCGAGGTGCCCTCGCACTCCCCGGGCCGGCTCCGCCGTGCCGCGAGCGCGATCGTCGGGCACTTCGCCGAGAACGGCGCCCCCGGCGAGGACGGTCTGCTCTCGATGGGCTGGCACGACCCGTGGCGCGAGCTCGCGCAGTCCTACTCCGGCCCCGGCTCGCCCTACTGGGCGGTCAAGGGCATGCTCGGCATCCTGCTCCCGGCCGAGCACCCGGTCTGGGCCGCGCCGACCGAGCCGCTCCCGGCCGCCCTGCTCCCGATCGAGCAGGGCGAGGACCTCCGCGCGATCGTCTCGCCCGGCTGGATCGTCTCGGGCACGCGGGCCGACGGCGTCGTCCGCGTCGTCAACCACGGCACCGACAAGGCGCTGCCCGGCGCGACGACCGGCGACTCGCCGCTCTACGCGCGCCTGGGCTACTCCACCGTGACCGCGCCGCTGCTCGACGAGCGCGGCTGGTCGGAGGCACTCGAGCAGAGCGTCGCGCTGGTCGACGCCGCGGGCGACGCGACCCACCGCACCGGCATGACGCTCACCGAGGTCCGCCTGGATGCGGACGGCCGCGTCGGCGTCGCCGGCTCGAGCGGGGACGCGCACTGGATCACTCCGGAGCGCAGCAGCCACCGGCACGGCGAGGGCCTGCGCGGAGCCGTCCGCGTCGCCGGCCGGATCAGCGTGCACTCGCTGGTGCGCGGCCCGTGGGAGGTGCGGCTCGCGCGGATCGACGAGCTCGCCGAGGGCGTGCGGCCGGAGGAGATCGCCCTGCGGATCGGCGGCTGGCCGCTGGCCGGCGCCGAGATCGCCGCGGACACGACCGCCGAGACGGCCACGGCCTCGAACGGCCGCCTCACCAGCACGCTGTCCCTTCTCCCGCACGCCTCCCTCACCCCCGGCGCCGTCGCCGAGGTCGTCGCCCGCGACGGCGCGAGCCCGCTCGGCCCCGCGGTCGGCGTGCCGATCCTCACCGTCCCGGCGGAGGTCGACGCGCTCGTCGTCGCGCTGGTCGGTCTCACCGCCGGAGCGACGGCCGGAGCGGAGGCCCCTGTCGCGGCCGCCTCCGTCGACGTCGCCCTCGACGGCGACGCCCTGTCCGTGACGGCG